The window ACGGACCCGCAAGTCGGCCCCGTCCGCCGAAAGAAGAGCGAGCGCCGCGCGGGCATACGCCTTCAGCCGCCGCCCCGGAAACGGGGCGGGACGAAGGTCCTGGCGGACGCTCACCCGGTAAGCAGCGGTCGCGACGTGTCGCCGCGTCATACGGCGCCCTTGCCCGATTCGGGGTAATCGACGCGGGCGTGGGCGACGGCGGCGAGGACCTGGCTGATGGCGCGGCCGACGGCGTGCAGGTCGCGCAGCGTCAGGTCGCACTCGTCCAGTTGACCGTCGAGGTAGACCCGGTTGACGATCCCCGTGACGGTCCCGTCCACCTCCTGCGGCGCGGGGTGGTCGAGGCTCCTCACCGCCGCTTCGGCCGCGTCGGCCAGCATGATGATCGCCGCCTCCCGCGTCTTCGGCTTCGGCCCCGGGTAGCGGAACATCTCCTCGGACGCCTTCCGATCCAGGATCATCGGCCTCGCCTTGTCGAGGAAGCAGTAGAGCAGGCTCGTCCCGTGGTGCTGCGCGATGATCTCCGTGATCCGGTCCCCCAGCCGGAACTCTCCCGCCAGGCGGACCCCTTCCTTCACGTGGGACAGGATGACCGCGCAGGAGAGCTCCGGTGACATGGCGTCGTGAACGTTCGCCGTGCCCGCCTGGTTCTCGGAAAAGTATTGGGGCTTCCCGAGCTTCCCGATGTCGTGGTACAGGGCGGCGACGCGGCAAAGCACCGGGTTGGCGCCGATGGCGAGCGCGCCGGCCTCCGCCAGCGTCCCGACCATCACGCTGTGATGGAACGTCCCGGGCGTTTCCATCATCAGGCGGGAGAGGAGCGGTTGCCCGGTGCCGGACAGTTCCATGAGGCGGATGTCGCTCGCGTAGCCGAAGGCGGACTCCGCCACCGGCATGACCGCGAGGGCGATCGGCCCGGACAGGAGGCCGTTGACGGCGCCGAAGATCCCGGCCCACAACACTCCACCGCCGCCGTGGAAGGAGAACTCGAGGGTCGCGGCGGCGAGAGCGCACACGGGCGCGGTCTGCGCGCCGACCATCAGCATCCGGTAGCGGTCCGGCACCCGGCGCGCGCGGGCGGCGCCTGCGGTCCCGGACAGGAGGAGGAACAGCAGCGCGGGCCAGCTCCCCGAGGCGGCGGCGGCCGAGAGGACCGACGCGGCGACCGTGAAGAGGATCGACGTCTCGGAGTTGATGAGGACCCGGACCACCATCGCGAACGCGGGGAGCGGGATCAGGTAGGCGAACACCCGCGTCGGGACGCCGTGCCCGAGCGCCGGGACCTCGGCCAGCAGGTCGATCACCGCCTTCGCCGCGAAGAACAGGAGGAGGGCGAGGGAACAGAGGAAAAGGAAGTCGCGGGCCGCCAGCCGGACCTTTCGGACCTCGCGCCCGGCAAAACCGAACCATTCCGAGAGGAAGAGGGCCACGGCCAGCGTGAGGGCGACCGCGCCGACGAAGGGGAAGGTCCCCCCCCATCGACCCGCCGCCCTCGGGAAGAGTTCCCGCCCCCAAAGATAGAAGAGGACCGCGAATACGGCGCCCGAGCCGAGACTCAGCGCAAGAAGCCTCCAGGAACGGCCCCGCGGCAACGCCCCGTTCTCCGGCGGGCGGCTACTGCTCCTGGTCGCGTTTTTCAAACCGCTCATACGCCTTGATGATCTCCTGGACGATGGGGTGCCGGACGACGTCGATGTCGGTGAACCGGCAGAACCGGATCCCCGCCACCCCGTCGAGGATGGCGATCGCCTCGTTCAGCCCCGATACCTTCCCCGACGGGAGATCCGTCTGCGTCACGTCCCCCGTGATCACCGCCCGGGAACCGAAGCCGATGCGGGTGAGGAACATCTTCATCTGCTCGGAGGTCGTGTTCTGCGCCTCGTCGAGGATGACGAAAGAGTCGTTCAGGGTACGGCCCCTCATGAAAGCCAGCGGGGCCACCTCGATCGTCCCCCGCTCCATGAGCTTCGCCGCCTGTTCGAATTCGAGCATGGTATAAAGCGCGTCGTGCAGGGGGCGCAGGTACGGATTCACCTTTTCCGCCATGTCCCCGGGGAGGAAGCCGAGCCGCTCCCCCGCCTCCACCGCGGGCCGGACCAGGACGATCCTCTTCACCTCCTTGCGCAGGAGGCACCCGACCGCCATCGCCATCGCGAGGAACGTTTTCCCCGTCCCGGCGGGGCCCACGCCGAAGACGATGTCGAACTCCCGGATGGCGTCGAGGTACCGCTTCTGGGCGATGCTCTTCGGGGTGATCGTCCGGTTCCGCGATGACTTGAACACCACGTCCTCGAACACCACGGCCACGTCCGCGTTCCGGTCCGCGGACACGATCCGGACCGCCGCCTCGACGTCGTTCCCGGTGACCGGGATGCCGCGTCGCAGCACCCGGTACAGGCCGGAAAGGACCTTCCCCGCCAACTCCACCGGGATCGCGTCTCCCGCGATGCGCGCCTCGTTGCCCCCGGGCCGGATCGTCACGCCCAGCGCCCGTTCGAGGGCCCTCAGGTGCACGTCGTTCCCTCCGAAGAGTTCCCGCAGGACGGAACCATCCTCGAACCGGATCGTTTCTTCCCTCGCGTCGTTCACCGCGCCCGTCTCCCGCATCAGAAGAAATCGACCCACGCCGTGAAGGTCCGGAAGGCCGTCCGGGAAAGGAGCCCACTATAGATCCACGCGGCGGCCACCGCCGCAGCCGCACCCCACAGCGCCGTACGGACCGTGTCGAACCGTCGCCGGGATGCGATCTCGTCGCGCAGGAGCCGGGCGGGATCGACTCGATCCCCGGGCTGCGTCGCCAAGACCTCGATCAGCCCCCGCTGGAGGAGAGCGGCCAGCCCCTTGACCCCCTCGAATCCCGTGAGGCACGCCTTCCGGTAGACGCGCTCGGGGTCATCGGAGAAGTCGAGGGCTTTCCACAGGATCCTTTCCTCCTCGGAGAAGGCATACGGATCGACGCGCTCCCCCCTCTTCCGCACCACACGAAAATCTCCGGAAGGAAATATTCCGCGATATCTGGGGTATTCATCGAGAAATTGCATCCCTTCCATCAGGAGGACATCCGTACGAATCGGTTCCGTTCCCCCCGCGGCCGGACGCACGGCAAACCCCTCGAACCGATACTCCCCTTCGTGGAGCGTGAGAACATCGAAGAGGCATTCCTTGACCTGCAGGACGACGTATCGGCCAACGACCTCCTTCGAGACCTTTCCCTTCTCGACCAGGATTTCGCCGATCTTCTTCCCATCCGTCCCCTGGGAGGAAAGGAACCTCTTGAGCTCGGAGTCCGTCAGGTATCCCGCGTCCCTGAGCATCGTGCCGAGCAGGGATTTCGATTCCCGGCGGTCCGGCTGGACGTCAACGATCTTCCCCCCGGAGAAGAGAAAGATCGTCTCGCGATCCTTCCCGGAGATGGCGAGGGAACCGCTCTTGGCTTGGGAGGAGACGAGCTGGAAAATATCCGGGATGCCGAAATCGGCGATCTTCCCCTTCATCGCTACAACCTTTCCCCGGCGACGTTGTGGTTCAACTGGAGGGTCTCGAACGAGCGCCATCCCCAGACGGCCCCGAATATCCACAGGACCGCGATCGCCCCCAGCGCCGCCCTCCAGACATCGGTCTGCATGTCGCCGATCAGGCCGCCCGCCAGCCTGCCGGCGCTCCACGAGACGGTGAACAGGCCCGCGGACAGGGAGAGGAGGATGCCGTACAGCATGGTCCGGAGCTCTTTCCCCGCCCAGAGGGCTCCCGCCCCCGGGAACAGGACGGTGCAGGCGCGGACATATCGGCGGTGCAGCAGGATGTTCAACCCCCGCAGTTCGCGCTCCTCCCCGCTTCGGATTCCCCGGCCGACCTGCGCGCGGCACGCGTTGCAGATATCGGTGGCCTCGCGGTTCCCGACGATCAACGTGCCGGTGCCGCACGAACGGCATACGCTGTTCGTCCAGATCTTCCTGGAGAGTACTTTCCAAAGGGCCGCCCAGGCCAACACGGCCGCCAGGAATCCCGGAACCCATCCCCCGGGAACGGGGCGGAAGAACATGGCGTGGAACGCGCTCTCCCGGGCCTTCCGCAGCCACTCCTCCCGCACGGTGAAAAGGTTCCTCCACACGTCTTCGACCCGCAGCGGCGAGGCGACCAGCTCGCCGTGGGTCATCTCTTCGGCACGGTAGTCGAAGGGGGCGAGTGCGCGGATTCCGGCCCAGGCGACCGGCTGGATCCGGGCGGCCTGGTCCAGGCGGAACTCCTGCAGGTAGAGCTGGTAGGCGTTCCATTGGGCACGACCGCCTGCCGGACTGAGCGAAACCGCGGCTTCGAAATCGGCCAGCCCTTCCGCCGTCTTCCCGAGGCGGATCCGGACGATCCCCCGGTTGTTGTACGCGTCGGCGAGATCCCCTCCCTCTTCGATCAGGCCGGTCCAGAGCTTCTCCGCCGTCGGCAGGTCTCCCCCCTGCATCTCGCCCCGGGCGCGGGCGAACCGCGCCATGCGCTCCCAATTCGGCCCGATCATCATGCCCAGCTCGACATCTTCGGAGTCCGACCCGTCCCGGGAGTAGTAGCCCTCCCCCCCAAGCCATCCTCCCTGCCGCGCCTTTCCCGCGATCGGGTGAATCTCTTCGAGGAAACCGCCGCAAAGGTATACGCCGAACAGCAGCAGGATCGCCGTCCACCCGATCACGATTTCGCCCCGCCGCAGGTACGCGGTCGAGAGCGCGATCCAGAACACCGCGGCGGCGGCAATCCCGACCCCGCAGACGACCGGGGCGACAAAACCGGCGAGGACGATCACGGAGGCGATGATCTCCGGGCGGGGGAATCCCTTGAAGAGACGGGCGACGTCGGACGTCAGGGCGGGGCGCGCCCGCAGGAGAAGATTGAGCGATGCCCAGACGGCGAACCAGCATGCGGAGGCGGAGGCGAACAGAACGATCCACACGGCGTACCCCAGCAGCCCCGGACCGTACTGGCGAAGCGCTCCCGACAACCCGTCGACGTCCGAGAGGAACTCCTCGAGCCGGAACCGCGCCGCGTCCTGGCGGGCAAGCCAGGCCCAGAGAGGTACGGAAAGCGGCGCCACGCGCGACACCGCGCGCAGGGACTCGTACGCCCGGCTTTTCCACCCTTCCCGGGTCGCGCGGTCGAAGATCCGGTCCGGAACGGAGTTCATGGAAAGGATCGCGTAGTCGAACATCACGCGTCGAAGGGCGCGGACCTCCCGCTCCAGCGCCTCCCCCTTCCCGGGACCGGCCGCCTCGACCACGCGGACCGCCTGCATGCGAACGGCGTCCGGATATCCGGGGAACAGGTCCGCCGCGGCAAGCCGGGATGGGGCGAGAGGGAAAAGAAACAGGAGGAAGAGCGCGCACCACGCCCACGACCTCCGGGATCGGTTGGGAACCCGTCGAGTCATAAGGAATTATGTTAACATTCCTCCGGGAAAAACTCTCGTGGACGATTTCCGAAAACTTGTCGGGATCATGGCCCGCCTCCGGGCGGAGGGCGGCTGCGAGTGGGACCGCGCCCAGACCCACGAGACGCTTCGCCAATATCTCGTGGAGGAGACGCACGAGGTGATCGACGCGATCCGTGGCGGGGACCCGGATTCGTTGTGCGAGGAACTGGGCGACCTTCTCCTGCAGATCCTCTTCCACGCACAGATCGCTTCCGAAAACGGGCAGTTCGACATAAACGACGTGATCACCTCCATTTCGGAAAAAATGGTCCGACGGCACCCGCACGTCTTCGGCGACGCGACCGCCGACACGCCGGAGGCGGTGTCCCGACAATGGGATCACATCAAGAAGACGATCGAAAACCGTTCTCATGAATCGATCATCGGCGGAATTCCGAAAGAGTTCCCCTCCCTTCTCCGTGCGGCGAAGATGTCGAAAAAGGCGGCGAGGGCGGGGTTCGATTGGGAGCGGACGGAACAGGTGATGCAGAAGGTCGAGGATGAGCTCTCGGAACTGAAAGAGGCGATGGAGGAAGGGGATCCGGCCCACACGGAGCACGAGCTCGGCGATGTCCTGTTCTCCCTGGTGAATCTGGCCCGATTCCTCGGCCTGAACGCCGAGGTGGCGATGGTGTCCGTCAACGAACGGTTCGAGCGGCGCTTTCGGGAGATGGAAAAAATCGCCGCGGAAACGGGATGTTCGATCGAAAATGCCGACATGCCCACCCTTGATCGTCTCTGGGAGATGGCGAAGAAGTCGACCCCCTGACCGCCCCCGTGTTTTCCACATCATTTGTGGATTGTCTGTGGATTCCCCTGTGGAAAATTCCCTTCGCCCGTGTCCGGAAGGCCCCTTCGACAGATTGCCTTTTTATTGGGCATCCGGGATTCGTCCGAAACGATCCGGCGCGCCGGGACTCACCCTCCTGCGGCGACTCCACCTGACCCATCGTCCCGGCAGTGGGGGGTGTATTTCTTTGACAATCCGCCCCTCGTGGTGTCTAATACCACTTTCCATAATTCATCGAACGGATCGCAAGGAGGCACAGGTTGGCAAGGATCAAGTCCGGCATCAAGCGGCACAAGCAGAGCCTGAAAGCCAGGGCCCGTAACCGGCACGTCCGCTCCACCGTCAAGACGGCCGTCAAGGACGTCCGGTCCGAAATCTCCGAGGGAACCGGCGAGAAGAGCGCCGAGTTGCTGCGGAAAGCCACGTCCGTCCTCGAGCGCGCCGGATCGAAAGGCGTGCTTCACAAGAAGACCGCGTCCCGCAAGGTCTCTCGCCTGGCGAAGGCCGTCCACAAGGCAACGAAGAAGTAAGCTAAGAGGCCCCTCTAGGCCAGCAGCGAAAGCAGACGGATCTCGTACACCTGCCCGGGGGAGAGCCTGCTCTCCCCCTTCATCTCCCGGTCGATCCGTGACAGGGCCCGGAAGATCTCCGCGGCCCGGCGCGGCGTGACGCCTCCGGCGCTTCCCTTCCCCTGGATCCTGCTTCGAAGGAACCACGCCACGGCCCCGTTCAGCTTATGGTAATCGTCGGGTTCCGCGGCGGCCGCGAACCGGCGGAACAGTGCGAGGCACGCCTTGCCGTCCTTCCGCACCAGCGTCTCGGCCAGGCGGAACGGGTCCACGGTCCCCCGGGAAACGCACACCGCCCGGATATCTTCCTCGAGCACTTCCCCGCGCCCTGCGGCAAACGCCAGCACCTTCCCGATCTCCGCGTCGAGGGCGTCGAAAGAGCCGCCCACCCAACGGGCCAGGAACAGCGCCGATTCCCGGGAGAGCTTCGCCCCGCCTTCCTCCGCCGCGGCGACGGCGTACCGCGCCAACGCATCGACCGCCTTCTCCTCCCTGGGCGCGTCCGACAGGAGGTTCCGGACGTTCGAGAACGTGCGCGCCTGGCGGAAATCGGTCCCGTGGAGGATCAGCATCGCGGATGGCTCCGGGGATTCGAGATACGCCTTGATCTCGTCCCGGTGCACTTTCTTCATCTCCGCGAGGTCCGGGAGCGTGAAGATCCGCATGCGCGAGAAGAACGACGGGGATCTCCACGCCGCGGTGGGGGACTCCCGGCCAAGGTCCTCGAGCGTCCACCGGAACGACTCGATCGGCACCCCCGCGGCGCGCAGCTTCCCCTCCCACGTCCTCGCGAGGAGGCCGGCGAGCCCCGCGCCGTCTCCGTACAGGAGGTAGGCCGGGGCGGGATCCCGGGAGAGCCACTCCCGGAAGATCACGGGGGGATCGTCCGGTTTCACAGGAGAACGCGGAGCGTCTGGGACAGGCGCACGGTCATCCGGCGTGCGACCTCCTCGAAGGCGGCGCGCCGGTTGGACT is drawn from bacterium and contains these coding sequences:
- a CDS encoding HDIG domain-containing metalloprotein, producing MSGLKNATRSSSRPPENGALPRGRSWRLLALSLGSGAVFAVLFYLWGRELFPRAAGRWGGTFPFVGAVALTLAVALFLSEWFGFAGREVRKVRLAARDFLFLCSLALLLFFAAKAVIDLLAEVPALGHGVPTRVFAYLIPLPAFAMVVRVLINSETSILFTVAASVLSAAAASGSWPALLFLLLSGTAGAARARRVPDRYRMLMVGAQTAPVCALAAATLEFSFHGGGGVLWAGIFGAVNGLLSGPIALAVMPVAESAFGYASDIRLMELSGTGQPLLSRLMMETPGTFHHSVMVGTLAEAGALAIGANPVLCRVAALYHDIGKLGKPQYFSENQAGTANVHDAMSPELSCAVILSHVKEGVRLAGEFRLGDRITEIIAQHHGTSLLYCFLDKARPMILDRKASEEMFRYPGPKPKTREAAIIMLADAAEAAVRSLDHPAPQEVDGTVTGIVNRVYLDGQLDECDLTLRDLHAVGRAISQVLAAVAHARVDYPESGKGAV
- a CDS encoding PhoH family protein, with amino-acid sequence MGRFLLMRETGAVNDAREETIRFEDGSVLRELFGGNDVHLRALERALGVTIRPGGNEARIAGDAIPVELAGKVLSGLYRVLRRGIPVTGNDVEAAVRIVSADRNADVAVVFEDVVFKSSRNRTITPKSIAQKRYLDAIREFDIVFGVGPAGTGKTFLAMAMAVGCLLRKEVKRIVLVRPAVEAGERLGFLPGDMAEKVNPYLRPLHDALYTMLEFEQAAKLMERGTIEVAPLAFMRGRTLNDSFVILDEAQNTTSEQMKMFLTRIGFGSRAVITGDVTQTDLPSGKVSGLNEAIAILDGVAGIRFCRFTDIDVVRHPIVQEIIKAYERFEKRDQEQ
- a CDS encoding DUF4388 domain-containing protein, encoding MKGKIADFGIPDIFQLVSSQAKSGSLAISGKDRETIFLFSGGKIVDVQPDRRESKSLLGTMLRDAGYLTDSELKRFLSSQGTDGKKIGEILVEKGKVSKEVVGRYVVLQVKECLFDVLTLHEGEYRFEGFAVRPAAGGTEPIRTDVLLMEGMQFLDEYPRYRGIFPSGDFRVVRKRGERVDPYAFSEEERILWKALDFSDDPERVYRKACLTGFEGVKGLAALLQRGLIEVLATQPGDRVDPARLLRDEIASRRRFDTVRTALWGAAAAVAAAWIYSGLLSRTAFRTFTAWVDFF
- a CDS encoding tetratricopeptide repeat protein, which encodes MQAVRVVEAAGPGKGEALEREVRALRRVMFDYAILSMNSVPDRIFDRATREGWKSRAYESLRAVSRVAPLSVPLWAWLARQDAARFRLEEFLSDVDGLSGALRQYGPGLLGYAVWIVLFASASACWFAVWASLNLLLRARPALTSDVARLFKGFPRPEIIASVIVLAGFVAPVVCGVGIAAAAVFWIALSTAYLRRGEIVIGWTAILLLFGVYLCGGFLEEIHPIAGKARQGGWLGGEGYYSRDGSDSEDVELGMMIGPNWERMARFARARGEMQGGDLPTAEKLWTGLIEEGGDLADAYNNRGIVRIRLGKTAEGLADFEAAVSLSPAGGRAQWNAYQLYLQEFRLDQAARIQPVAWAGIRALAPFDYRAEEMTHGELVASPLRVEDVWRNLFTVREEWLRKARESAFHAMFFRPVPGGWVPGFLAAVLAWAALWKVLSRKIWTNSVCRSCGTGTLIVGNREATDICNACRAQVGRGIRSGEERELRGLNILLHRRYVRACTVLFPGAGALWAGKELRTMLYGILLSLSAGLFTVSWSAGRLAGGLIGDMQTDVWRAALGAIAVLWIFGAVWGWRSFETLQLNHNVAGERL
- the mazG gene encoding nucleoside triphosphate pyrophosphohydrolase — translated: MDDFRKLVGIMARLRAEGGCEWDRAQTHETLRQYLVEETHEVIDAIRGGDPDSLCEELGDLLLQILFHAQIASENGQFDINDVITSISEKMVRRHPHVFGDATADTPEAVSRQWDHIKKTIENRSHESIIGGIPKEFPSLLRAAKMSKKAARAGFDWERTEQVMQKVEDELSELKEAMEEGDPAHTEHELGDVLFSLVNLARFLGLNAEVAMVSVNERFERRFREMEKIAAETGCSIENADMPTLDRLWEMAKKSTP
- the rpsT gene encoding 30S ribosomal protein S20; protein product: MARIKSGIKRHKQSLKARARNRHVRSTVKTAVKDVRSEISEGTGEKSAELLRKATSVLERAGSKGVLHKKTASRKVSRLAKAVHKATKK